Within Malus domestica chromosome 04, GDT2T_hap1, the genomic segment AGGGTAACAAGAGATGAGGGACGCCGCGtaggtaatttttttatttccttctccttttccttctattattttgtttttgttttcgttttcTTTACAGGTTTTAGGGTTTATTAGCTTCACcttaatttatttaatcattgaatatatatttcatattttCAGTTAGAGAGACACAGGAAAAAGTTTCAAAAGTTTCAAAAGTAACTCCAACCAATATAGTTGTAACGATGGGGGGGAATGCTGAAGAATGCGAAAAAGCTTGTAAACACTTGGAGGAAAACGTATCACCTAAAGATTTGAAAGGCTCTAAACCTGTTACACGAACAACAAATGTTGGACTCCGTTATATACAGACTATTAGTCCTCGATGTACATTTGGATTATACATTGCCGGCGGAGTGGAATTGAAGGTAATTATTAATCTTTCGGAAATTTAAGTGTTTACTTTGTAATATACCACTTCATACTACGATTTATAATGGGCTTTTGCACTCCCTTTGAAATTCGCCCAGTCTAAACCCTATTATTTACCAACGCTGGTTTTAGGGATCAGCGAATCGAGATCGAGAGAGGCGAAAATGGCGAGGAGGAAtttcggggggggggggtgtttgACGAGGCAGTTGGTCGGAGGAAATCGCAACAAGCACCAGCTCCGCGCACGTCTCCTTTCTAATTCTATCCAAACCCTAAATTCCTCCAGACCATCAAAACCTTCCCCACCACAGACGGcaattaattggaaattagcTGCCGCCACCTCCTCCGTCTACTACCGGTACTCCCTCCTTCACTACCACCCAAACCCAAACCTCCATTTTGTGCGACACAAGCACTCGGTTCCACTTCCAGATGGAGATCGAGATCCGGCTCCTTGTCCTCCTCCCAACGTTTTCTTCTTGAATGTCGCACCCGAATATGACGATGCACTCAAACAAGTTGAAGGTGTGCATGCTATTATTTTACTAGTAATTTCTTTTTGAAAATGTTTAGTTTTAGGGTATAATTTTGTTTTCTGGTAATTTATTGGTACAGATGAAAGTCTTTCAGCGGTTTTCTACTTCACCGAACGTCGGGGACCCAGTTCTGGTAAGTTGTAATGATCGAATtccctttcatttttttgtgCAATGAATTGAATTTACTGTGATCAATTATGTAAACTTTAACCCTAAACCCAATAATTATCGGTGTTTCTTCTTGTGCAGTCTCTTACTCGAGTGATGATCCAATCTTGAATTACATGTGTGTGTTTTACCCACACataacaaaatttggggtttgcTTTTTTAAGGTGTGCTAATAGCTAAATAGTCTAGATCCCTAGTCCTCAAGAAGCCCCTCACAAAGTGGGTTCTACACCCAGGGATGATTGTCTAGCAAGAACTTGATTATGTTGTCCAATTAAAGAGAAAACACATTATTTTCAGTTACATTAATCAATTTGAAATTAATGTCTTAGTTAAGGGTCTAAGTTAAGGGTTCAAAAGTTAAGGGTCTAAGTTAAGGGTCTAAGTTAAGGTATGGAATCTAGTTAAGGGTCTAAGTTCAGTTCAAAAGTTCCTGTATTTTTGAACATTTTAATAGTTATTCGAAACGCTTGCTAACTTAGCAATTCTCTGATTACTTCCTCGTTATGTGCTAATAGCTGAATAGTCTAGATCCCTAGTCCTTATTCTTTTCCTAGGAGCAACAAGCATGCTAAACTGTTATGGGTTAAAGATTACTAAATGATATAAATTATGATCCGTCGTGTAGCTGCACATAGAAGAATAATACGATAACTTCTTTTTATTATGCCTTTAAATTTGTGAACCTGACTTTGTATATTTTATCTATAGAATGGAGGTTGTTCCTCATTGTACCGGTTGGGAGTTTACAAGACGGTAAATGATTTGATCCTTGTATTTTTTATAGCGCACGTGTCTGTTCTTGAAAccttgtgtgtgcgtgtgtgtgtgttactTTGCTGATGTGTGCATTTTTCTGCAGCCAACTTTCCATTTCTTTCTAAAAGGGGAAAAGGTTGATGAACTTGCCAAACCTTCTATCAACAGCTTGTTAAAGACTCTCGCAAATGTTTACAAGTAATCCTCCAATCtcttggggttttttttttttttttttggttggtgGTCAATCTCTTGGTTACTTTTTGTTTGCGtgattttgtgtatttgttaATGGAGTCATATATGTTGAATTTCCTCGATCGTTTGATGACTTGCTTAATGTGTGTAAATTAGTCCATCTGGgatgaagaaaaaggaaagacaaGCTAAAAAAGTCGAAGTGGATCCATCACAACTTGTTGAGGTACTTCCGATTAGTTTTGTTGCATCATCATATCCTAAAGCGATGGAGGCAGTTGAGTCTTTACCTGGGGTAGAACCCGGTGACACGCTATGGTGGTCTGCAAAAGGGCTATTTTTATctcaggagaagagagagacatTTTCCAAGCTGGAAGATGATGATGCCAAGCTTGAATGGCTGTGTGGTGAGATGGCTGAGGGGGAAGAAGGAGAGATGTTTTCTGATGAATGGCTGCATGCCAAGATGGTTTAGGaataatgtatttatttatattaggattatgaATCATGTTATGTGAGGTTGTTGACACTATGGTCCAGACCACTTAAGTGTCCTGGTTTGGAATTCGGATAATTATGTAAGTAAATGTAACGCCCGACTTGTTTGCTTATTTACGTAATAGCGCTCGATAATAGTCGTTATattgtgttttgaagtgttttaatgtgttttgaaacgaaaatacgaaaatttgaagaaaaaaaaaatggaaaaaagtttttaaaaacccaaaaagagtcgtttttgtgtgttgtcttagggtaccttccaacacaatgatggaAAAGTTACAAACTATCGGCTCAATATTATATAATCAAATAAGAGTCAACGTAGCACAAACATCTACTAGTACAACTTGTCCAAATTTAAATAA encodes:
- the LOC103427760 gene encoding uncharacterized protein encodes the protein MYIWIIHCRRSGIEGISESRSREAKMARRNFGGGGCLTRQLVGGNRNKHQLRARLLSNSIQTLNSSRPSKPSPPQTAINWKLAAATSSVYYRYSLLHYHPNPNLHFVRHKHSVPLPDGDRDPAPCPPPNVFFLNVAPEYDDALKQVEDESLSAVFYFTERRGPSSVSYSSDDPILNYMCVFYPHITKFGVCFFKVWNLVKGLSSVQKFLYF